TCGTTTGGAACCGCATACGGCAGCAGGACGGTGGTCAATCGGTGCACTTCATGAGATACGCATACGAAAATGAACGAAGTAATGAGCACATTGAGCGTTGGAAATCCTGGCAGCAGAACGAGCACCCCGTTCCGGTCGGCTGCCAGCCAAATGTGGTACTGGCAGATAAACAGCTCCAGAGAGATTCTGCCGAACCAGGCAAAGAAGGTGGAATAGCGAGTCCGCAAAATGCCCGAAATGTTTCGCAGCAGAATGTAACCGACGATCGGGATGAAAACCACGTACGAGTGAATTTCCTCGCAGTCCTGCTTGTTTCGGCAGAAGAAACACCAGGTCGTGTAGAATCCGATGCCAATAATGGCGGCCAGCGTTGAGCTTAGGGAAATGCGCCGGGAAAATAAATTTCCGTGGTTGTTGTCGTCGAAGATGTAATATTTTTGTGCAATGTGAAATATGGCGGCGAAAATCATGCCAAACGTGATTGTGTACCGGTCCAATTTCCACCTGTACCACCACACCGTCACATCGTCATCCGTCGTCACGAAGAGGGCTTTCCACGGTCGTGTGACAAAAATTCGCTCAAAGAACACTTCTGACATGTAAAGGATGGTAATTACACTCAAAATGCACACAAACTTGAGCACAACGTATAAATACTGGTAGGCATTGTTCTCCGAGCTTTGGGCAGTGATTCTTGGTGGAATAGAGAGCAAGAAATAAATCATGCAGAACCAAAAGGACAAAAGtggtacaaaaaagtaaaattgatAGGGTCTGTTCATGCACAAACACAGAACGAcggtgaaaaagttgattttgaaCATGACACTGAGGAATCGCTCCAGTCCGAGGTTGCCCGTTTGCCAGCAGTAGGTAAAATGTCCGTACCCGGACAGAAATAGATATCCGCTGATCAGCACCTTGATCTGCATGTAAATCGGAAGCACGTGCGAAGCTCCGGTCATGTAATAAATCAAAATAACGAGCTGCATCCAGCCCTTCAGCTCGTCCGTTTGATCCCGGTGCAATACCTTGGTAAACTTGCTGTCCTCCGTGAAGAATAAACCCAGCACAAAGACATAGCCCACTGGAATCCAGAAGCTAAACTCAGAATAGTACTTGTTCTCCTTCATGAAGAAGTTGGTACGATCGCAGAGATAAAAGTACACCATGATCACGGCCAACGAGGCGAGCGCCATCACCGGAGACTGCGAAGACGTCGCTGCATGCTGCTGGACACCGGCGGTTTGGCTTAGCGGCATGTACATGTTGACACCGCGCAGCTTCTGAAACCAGCGACGGATGATCATGGCACCGGCGATGGCAAGACTGtcagtatataaaaaaaaaagaaaaattagaaaCAACCTCAAACACCAATCACAAACTAACACCATACCAAACGCCCAACAGAGCATACGTGATGACCTGGATGATCGTGTGCGTTTCTGCGCTGCTACAGCAGGTTCCATCGTTGTAGTTCATGTAATCGTTGCAGTACATATTCAGCAGAATCTGCACGTCGTGTTTCAGCGCGAGCGTTCCCAGCTTGTGTCCATCTACAAACTCATCTCGCAGCCCCGAAGCGATCATCTTTCCCGAAGACCAAATCTTTGCATCCGAATAGCCCAGTATGTCGTACACCACCTGGTTGATCCGGTCGATGTCCTCGTTTTGAACATTCTTCCACTCATCGTTGATCCGATCGTGATCGATGGGATCCTGCAACTTCCAAATCACTTTGGATTTTTTCGCCACCAACGCATCAATCGGTTTCACCATCCTCGTCAGGTTCTTCTCGAACGCTTTCTGGATATCCTTGGTAACGTTCCCATTGTGGAAGCTCGAGTAGGTGCAGCTGGCCACGATCAGACTCGGCGGGTCCTCCTCGTGCTGCCACTTGATAAACTCATCGATCATGACCTTCGACACCTCGCTGGCGTAGATGTAGTTGATCTGGAGTCGCAGCTTAAAGTCCACAAACTGCAAGTTTTCTGTTTTGCCCAGCGTGGACTGTATCGAAGCGTTGTCCGCATCGTTCGGGGGCTTCAAGTGATTAACCATCTCGAGGTACAGACTCCGGATGCGAACGTCCCCGATGAAGACAAAGTGATTCTGGGTGCCCCAGAAGGCCAAATAGCGGAAGCATTTACGCGTGTCGCTGggaataaaatagtgttttttcattcaatcaattttaccttgttttaatttatattgatttaatataatgaaaaaataacttaattatTCGAATGAtacaaaatcaattcaattcaattcaatttatttaccgaaataacaattttacaacttgtgtgaatggctggttcatagagatttggtgttccttgcaactatttccttttcattaaccgcttggtaacagaaggttcttcaaatgcaattaaacaaaaactagggaaaatttggccaaaaaacctagtgagatcgaatgatacaaaatcatttttatgaaaattatcaataatagtaaattcaatcaaacttgATTAATttggattgttttgaatttcagcAATTTGTGACAATCTTTgcttcaaattattaaaaaaaaccaaatggtGACTCAAAAatcggcggttggactcgtaatctaaaggtcgtcagttcaaatttAGGTTTGAGAAATTGATTCATACAAGCCTTCGGAATCCTAGAGCCGATGTAGCTACACTACATCTACAAAAAAGATAGCCAAGACTTGTGGAATGTCGCCCGGATAGTTTCGTTAAATTAGAGTTATAAATGTTTACCTAACTACAGGCTTACAGTCTTCAAAAACACCACTTTTTACTTAAGTAATTTTACATTTAGAACTTGATAAAACAATTTGTGTTTAATATAAATTTAGTAATCCTCGCGACTTTAGCATTGTATTTTTTACGATGAAACATCCTTTCCTCCACCCCTCAACTTTTTGTTTTACAATGAACTTTGGGAGACAACAGCTTTTTTAGTCGCCTCGCCCAAAATCAATCGCCAACATCCGGACACTTACGTTTCGGTATATTTGTGCAGCATACATCCGAACGGTTGCCACTCCTTATCTCCCTTGAATCTTCCGTCGCTGAGCAGCCACTTGCATGAGTCATTGCCTAAATTTAACCAAACAAAAGAAAACGGTTGTGGTTACAGCATCAGCATTCCAGCCAGAAATCCCATTTCTTACCGTATCGCAAATGCAGAAATCCGTGATAAAGGGTGAATCCCAGCACCATCAAAAGGGCCAGCTTCTTGGCATTGCTGGCGTTCAGGTTCTGGATGAAGAGCTCCGCTTTGGATATTTTGGCGTCACTTCCCATGGTTGCGACCACCGGCGCAGTCTTTCAAGGGCGGACGGGtatcgatttttaaaggaatcgcttttgttttttggaaaaattatcgGGAAAGAAAATCACCGCGAGCCGGACGTAAACATTCGATTTGATACAACTGTCAGATGAGTTTTGTGCTGTGCACGTTGGTGAGAAATTGCTCAGTGAACGAGTTAATAGTTATTTTTGgtagcgtttttttttatcgtgtgtATGTTTTACACTCTTGCATCAGTACTTTGAGTTATCCGTGTATTTCACAACCAAAACAAGTCTCAAATCACAACATAGCACTTTCGGATGGTACATTTTGGCGGCAAAATTAATGTTCTATTTTTGTAATGTTAACATCGATttctttttattataaaaag
This is a stretch of genomic DNA from Culex pipiens pallens isolate TS chromosome 1, TS_CPP_V2, whole genome shotgun sequence. It encodes these proteins:
- the LOC120425466 gene encoding N-acetylneuraminate 9-O-acetyltransferase, producing the protein MGSDAKISKAELFIQNLNASNAKKLALLMVLGFTLYHGFLHLRYGNDSCKWLLSDGRFKGDKEWQPFGCMLHKYTETDTRKCFRYLAFWGTQNHFVFIGDVRIRSLYLEMVNHLKPPNDADNASIQSTLGKTENLQFVDFKLRLQINYIYASEVSKVMIDEFIKWQHEEDPPSLIVASCTYSSFHNGNVTKDIQKAFEKNLTRMVKPIDALVAKKSKVIWKLQDPIDHDRINDEWKNVQNEDIDRINQVVYDILGYSDAKIWSSGKMIASGLRDEFVDGHKLGTLALKHDVQILLNMYCNDYMNYNDGTCCSSAETHTIIQVITYALLGVCLAIAGAMIIRRWFQKLRGVNMYMPLSQTAGVQQHAATSSQSPVMALASLAVIMVYFYLCDRTNFFMKENKYYSEFSFWIPVGYVFVLGLFFTEDSKFTKVLHRDQTDELKGWMQLVILIYYMTGASHVLPIYMQIKVLISGYLFLSGYGHFTYCWQTGNLGLERFLSVMFKINFFTVVLCLCMNRPYQFYFFVPLLSFWFCMIYFLLSIPPRITAQSSENNAYQYLYVVLKFVCILSVITILYMSEVFFERIFVTRPWKALFVTTDDDVTVWWYRWKLDRYTITFGMIFAAIFHIAQKYYIFDDNNHGNLFSRRISLSSTLAAIIGIGFYTTWCFFCRNKQDCEEIHSYVVFIPIVGYILLRNISGILRTRYSTFFAWFGRISLELFICQYHIWLAADRNGVLVLLPGFPTLNVLITSFIFVCVSHEVHRLTTVLLPYAVPNDWKLALRNLLIFAVVLIPIGRYDGMF